The following are from one region of the Advenella mimigardefordensis DPN7 genome:
- a CDS encoding phosphodiesterase, giving the protein MKFIHLTDTHLVADAGLLYGTNPKQRLQQAVTHLLAHQPDAQAVVITGDLTHYGHAEAYVHLRECLAPLTMPVYPILGNHDSRERFLQHFAHIDTDANGFVQYARDFGPYLALFLDTNEPGVHWGVYCETRASWLRARLAESNKPVLLFMHHPFFPIGIRSMDALSLLDTSAFLGAINGFEHRIRHVFFGHIHRPICGTFRGMAYSTLHGTNHQVALDLHSDASCIYGSHERSQYGVVMLNEEQVLIHAEDFLNSDQRYRLHEMADYAIATA; this is encoded by the coding sequence ATGAAATTCATCCATCTGACTGATACGCATCTGGTTGCGGACGCTGGTTTGCTATACGGCACCAATCCAAAACAACGCCTGCAGCAGGCGGTAACGCACTTGCTGGCGCATCAGCCCGACGCTCAGGCCGTCGTCATTACCGGCGATCTCACACACTACGGACACGCTGAAGCGTACGTTCATCTGCGTGAATGTCTGGCGCCATTGACCATGCCGGTCTATCCTATCTTGGGCAATCACGACAGCCGGGAACGCTTCCTGCAACACTTTGCGCATATCGACACCGACGCTAACGGTTTTGTTCAATACGCCCGCGATTTCGGCCCATACCTTGCCCTGTTTCTTGATACCAACGAACCGGGTGTACATTGGGGCGTATATTGCGAGACGCGTGCAAGCTGGCTGCGCGCACGACTGGCCGAATCAAACAAACCGGTACTGCTGTTTATGCACCATCCCTTTTTTCCAATAGGCATTCGCAGTATGGACGCCCTCTCACTACTGGACACATCCGCTTTTTTGGGTGCGATTAACGGTTTTGAGCATCGCATCCGCCATGTCTTTTTCGGTCACATCCATCGGCCTATTTGTGGCACATTCCGGGGCATGGCGTATTCAACCCTGCACGGCACCAACCACCAGGTCGCATTGGACCTGCATAGCGATGCAAGCTGCATCTATGGCAGTCACGAGCGGTCACAGTATGGCGTGGTGATGCTCAATGAAGAGCAAGTCCTGATTCATGCAGAAGATTTTCTGAATAGCGACCAGCGCTATCGGCTGCATGAAATGGCTGACTACGCTATTGCCACCGCCTGA
- a CDS encoding carbohydrate ABC transporter permease, with protein MPQHWAAIENYTKALTQVPLLRYLFNGVLVCAGILILQIIVALPAAYCFAKLQFRGKRLAWGLVLMSLMIPFQATAIPLYILLYHAGLLDTMAALIIPFIASGFGIFLMRQFFMGVPNDLIHAARLDGMNELELVWRVMMPAAMPALIAFSIFSVVWHWNDYFWPLLVINTADLATPPLGTMFFKNEEAGTDFGPLMAGTVIITLPLLLFFLSAQKRFIEGVTLSGVKG; from the coding sequence TTGCCGCAACACTGGGCCGCAATTGAAAACTATACCAAAGCACTGACGCAGGTACCGCTGCTGCGCTATTTATTCAATGGCGTCCTGGTTTGTGCAGGCATCCTGATTCTGCAAATCATCGTCGCGCTGCCTGCTGCCTATTGCTTTGCCAAGCTGCAGTTTCGGGGCAAACGGCTGGCCTGGGGATTAGTGTTGATGTCACTGATGATTCCCTTTCAGGCGACGGCGATTCCGCTATACATCCTGCTATATCACGCAGGCCTGCTGGACACCATGGCCGCTCTGATTATCCCGTTTATCGCTTCCGGCTTCGGTATTTTTCTGATGCGCCAGTTTTTCATGGGCGTACCCAATGACCTGATTCATGCAGCCCGCCTTGACGGCATGAACGAACTCGAACTGGTCTGGCGCGTCATGATGCCGGCCGCCATGCCAGCGCTGATCGCATTCTCAATCTTCTCCGTCGTGTGGCACTGGAACGATTATTTCTGGCCCTTGCTGGTTATCAATACCGCTGATCTTGCCACTCCACCGCTGGGAACCATGTTCTTCAAGAACGAAGAAGCCGGAACCGATTTCGGACCACTCATGGCGGGTACCGTCATTATCACACTACCACTCTTACTGTTTTTTCTGTCCGCGCAGAAGCGCTTTATCGAAGGTGTCACCCTCTCGGGTGTCAAAGGTTAA
- a CDS encoding ABC transporter substrate-binding protein gives MMQTKHLLRALACLSLTSSAAYAAKIELIVDYPYPDVFNQVHADIAKRFTEKFPDYTVKFRAPTPEYEGAAQQALRHAVTRQLADVSYQGLNRQRVFVDRNIAVELTPFINAEKDWDQSGYSPALLSLGQVNGKQVGIGFSLSTPIVYYNMDLLSKVGVKEDALPRTWDEIIAVADKSRQANPGTNGLHYDWEITGNWLWQAMVFSKGGSMLNADETSVTFNDKIGQESIAQMGRMVENGTMQNLRYKDATQLFVTGKMAVLSSSTSRLSGIAEQIGDKFKMVTGYFPVYGEQGKVPAGGNVAMMFTKDPERQKAAWEYIKFATGPEGATIMTKGTGYFPANTLPIDDPAKLKGYYDINPNQYTAVKQMPWLTGWYAFPGENGLKITDVIDDRLQTVFDKSAQPQAALEAMAQDVQNLLK, from the coding sequence ATGATGCAAACCAAACATTTATTACGCGCCCTGGCATGTCTGTCCCTGACGAGCAGCGCGGCCTATGCCGCCAAAATCGAACTCATCGTTGACTATCCCTATCCAGATGTATTCAATCAGGTACACGCAGACATTGCCAAACGCTTCACCGAAAAGTTTCCCGACTATACCGTTAAATTCCGCGCGCCTACGCCTGAATATGAAGGGGCCGCGCAGCAGGCATTACGCCATGCCGTTACCAGACAACTGGCCGACGTGTCCTATCAGGGTCTGAATCGCCAGCGCGTTTTTGTAGATCGCAATATCGCTGTAGAACTCACGCCATTCATTAACGCCGAAAAAGACTGGGATCAAAGCGGCTACAGTCCTGCTCTGCTCTCGCTGGGACAGGTCAATGGCAAACAGGTAGGCATCGGCTTTTCGCTATCGACCCCGATTGTTTACTACAACATGGATTTGCTGAGCAAAGTCGGCGTCAAGGAAGACGCGCTACCCCGGACCTGGGACGAGATCATTGCCGTCGCCGACAAGTCACGCCAGGCTAATCCCGGCACCAATGGGCTGCATTACGATTGGGAGATTACCGGCAACTGGCTGTGGCAAGCCATGGTATTCTCAAAAGGAGGCTCGATGCTGAATGCTGACGAAACCTCTGTGACGTTCAACGACAAAATCGGCCAGGAATCCATTGCACAGATGGGCCGTATGGTGGAAAACGGCACGATGCAGAATCTGCGTTACAAAGATGCAACCCAGCTTTTCGTGACCGGAAAAATGGCCGTCCTGTCTTCCTCTACATCACGACTGTCTGGCATCGCTGAGCAAATCGGCGACAAGTTCAAGATGGTCACTGGCTACTTTCCTGTTTATGGCGAGCAAGGCAAAGTCCCGGCTGGCGGCAACGTAGCAATGATGTTCACCAAGGATCCTGAACGCCAGAAAGCAGCCTGGGAATACATTAAATTTGCCACCGGCCCTGAAGGCGCAACCATTATGACCAAGGGCACCGGTTACTTCCCGGCCAACACTTTGCCTATTGACGATCCGGCCAAACTCAAAGGTTACTACGATATCAATCCCAATCAGTACACTGCAGTCAAACAGATGCCGTGGCTGACCGGCTGGTATGCGTTTCCTGGAGAGAACGGCCTGAAAATTACAGATGTGATAGACGATCGTCTGCAAACCGTATTTGATAAATCGGCTCAACCACAAGCAGCACTGGAAGCCATGGCGCAAGACGTACAGAATCTTCTGAAGTGA
- a CDS encoding APC family permease: protein MTDQSQSKARPQPQLSVFDAVTIVVGLVVGIGIFRTPSIVAANVAYEWLFILVWIVGGLITLVGALCYAELSAAHPHAGGEYHFLSRAYGRSVAMMFGWARCTVIQTGAIAAVAFMLGDYVAQIVPLGPYGPAIYAAISVIVLTTVNFIGTAEGKNLQIIVTFIEIAAVIAIILFGLTGSADVPANTEVSADPQTAALGMAMIFVLLTYGGWNEAAYLTGELKDAPRNIAKVLMLGTLILVTLYVLTNLALVSILGLDGLRASNAVAADMMHVVAGEPGRIVVTLAIIVAAISTLNATIFTGARVFYVMARDMTILQWVAVWDRRGKTPANGQIMQGMIALALIAMGAITRDGFKAMVDYTAPVFWAFMLLVGLSLFILRRRHPDRILPYKVPLYPITPIVFCLTCLYMFYASVVYTGVAALIGLAVLAAGAPILLFRIRDDQESDGPQTQAEVTALK from the coding sequence ATGACTGATCAGAGCCAGAGCAAAGCCAGACCCCAACCCCAGCTTTCCGTTTTTGATGCTGTCACAATTGTTGTCGGGCTGGTCGTAGGCATCGGCATCTTTCGTACCCCCTCGATTGTTGCGGCCAATGTAGCGTATGAATGGCTGTTTATCCTGGTCTGGATTGTCGGCGGACTGATCACACTTGTGGGCGCATTGTGCTACGCGGAACTGTCGGCGGCGCATCCACATGCCGGCGGTGAATATCATTTTCTGTCGCGCGCCTACGGTCGTTCCGTTGCCATGATGTTCGGCTGGGCGCGCTGTACGGTTATCCAGACCGGCGCCATCGCAGCGGTTGCCTTCATGCTTGGCGATTATGTGGCACAAATCGTTCCGCTGGGGCCATATGGCCCAGCCATCTATGCCGCCATATCGGTTATTGTCCTGACTACGGTCAATTTTATAGGAACAGCGGAAGGCAAGAACCTGCAGATTATCGTCACCTTCATCGAAATCGCAGCGGTTATCGCCATCATTTTATTCGGACTGACGGGCTCGGCAGACGTCCCCGCGAACACCGAAGTGAGCGCCGATCCGCAAACGGCGGCATTGGGAATGGCGATGATTTTCGTGCTGCTCACTTATGGCGGCTGGAACGAAGCCGCTTACCTCACAGGTGAGCTCAAGGATGCGCCACGCAACATTGCCAAAGTGCTCATGCTGGGTACGCTCATTCTGGTGACGCTTTACGTACTGACCAATCTGGCCCTGGTCTCTATTCTGGGCCTGGACGGGCTGCGCGCCTCCAATGCAGTTGCTGCAGATATGATGCATGTGGTCGCTGGCGAACCCGGCAGGATCGTGGTCACGCTGGCGATCATCGTCGCGGCCATCTCGACCCTGAACGCAACCATCTTTACCGGCGCCCGGGTGTTTTATGTCATGGCACGAGACATGACTATATTGCAATGGGTCGCAGTGTGGGACAGGCGCGGCAAAACACCGGCCAACGGCCAGATTATGCAAGGCATGATCGCTCTGGCACTGATCGCCATGGGGGCCATCACCCGCGACGGCTTCAAGGCCATGGTGGACTACACCGCGCCCGTCTTCTGGGCCTTCATGTTATTAGTGGGGCTATCGCTCTTCATACTTCGCAGGCGTCATCCTGATCGTATCCTGCCTTACAAAGTTCCCCTATACCCCATTACGCCCATTGTGTTTTGCCTGACCTGCCTGTACATGTTCTATGCCAGCGTTGTTTACACAGGCGTGGCAGCACTGATCGGCCTGGCCGTTCTGGCTGCCGGAGCGCCCATTCTCCTGTTCCGGATCAGGGATGACCAGGAGTCCGACGGCCCTCAGACACAAGCCGAAGTCACTGCTTTGAAGTAA
- a CDS encoding metallophosphoesterase yields the protein MLHIIMAVIGLYVSARGIWPLSLNLTSKIVLTVVVLCIAEHHLITRTWFGSMASPEIPGLVLTLLGWAFCALLLLGFFILVKDLLGMVAYPLSAETGRVLLASPRLLAALTVTTLVIAAVGVWNAVKIPMVKTIEIALPGLPAAFDGFRIVQLTDLHASRLLQRPWMAAVVDRANALDPDLTVITGDMVDGTTSARADDVKPLQSLKAKHGVMAIPGNHEYYSGYESWLTVYKQLGLHMLINQHTTITQENQQLVIAGVTDHAANGFGLPEPDIAAALDQVPANQTVILLSHRPTGAAANAKAGASLQLSGHTHGGQILGAHVLAKMANEGFVDGLYDVAGMKLYVSMGTGLWNGFPVRLGRPSEITQIVLRTQR from the coding sequence GTGCTCCACATTATCATGGCGGTCATTGGTCTATACGTCAGCGCGCGCGGTATCTGGCCGCTTTCCCTGAATCTGACCTCCAAAATCGTTTTAACCGTTGTCGTCCTTTGCATTGCCGAACATCACCTGATCACCCGCACCTGGTTTGGCTCTATGGCCTCCCCGGAAATTCCCGGCTTAGTATTGACATTGCTGGGCTGGGCATTTTGCGCGTTACTTCTGCTGGGATTTTTTATTCTCGTCAAAGACCTGCTAGGAATGGTGGCCTACCCGTTATCTGCGGAAACCGGTCGGGTCCTGCTCGCCTCACCCCGACTGCTTGCCGCTCTTACTGTTACCACCCTTGTGATCGCCGCCGTTGGGGTCTGGAATGCAGTGAAGATTCCAATGGTAAAAACGATTGAGATCGCATTACCCGGATTGCCCGCCGCTTTTGATGGCTTTCGTATTGTTCAACTGACCGACCTGCATGCCAGCCGCCTGCTACAACGGCCCTGGATGGCTGCGGTTGTAGACCGGGCCAACGCGCTTGACCCCGATCTGACCGTCATTACCGGTGACATGGTTGATGGCACCACGTCGGCCAGGGCGGATGATGTAAAGCCATTGCAGTCGCTGAAAGCTAAACACGGCGTCATGGCGATACCTGGCAATCATGAATACTATTCCGGCTACGAAAGCTGGCTGACCGTATATAAGCAACTCGGGCTGCACATGCTGATCAACCAGCATACGACGATCACACAGGAAAATCAGCAGCTGGTGATCGCCGGCGTCACAGACCATGCGGCCAACGGCTTTGGTCTGCCCGAACCGGATATCGCTGCTGCCCTGGATCAGGTGCCGGCCAACCAGACCGTCATCCTGCTCAGCCACCGCCCGACGGGGGCCGCCGCTAATGCCAAGGCGGGCGCATCCCTGCAACTGTCAGGGCACACCCATGGTGGCCAGATTCTGGGAGCACACGTGCTCGCGAAGATGGCCAATGAAGGCTTTGTCGATGGCTTATATGATGTCGCCGGCATGAAGCTGTATGTCAGCATGGGAACCGGTTTGTGGAACGGGTTTCCAGTGCGGCTGGGGCGCCCGTCGGAGATCACGCAGATCGTGCTGCGAACCCAACGTTAA